In one window of Oncorhynchus keta strain PuntledgeMale-10-30-2019 unplaced genomic scaffold, Oket_V2 Un_scaffold_515_pilon_pilon, whole genome shotgun sequence DNA:
- the LOC127928974 gene encoding uncharacterized protein LOC127928974, producing MAGLEGYLLPPKANDSNDLDRRPRTCWHSVKGQGGTQIQTRCGEEANVRGLSYRLGSQEDTPDYMGGQIGGLRGAGEGDQRGGAGGGPEGGREGAGEGAEWGAGEGAREGDQRGGARGGPERGPERGPEWGDGGGRRRGPERGNREGDAGGEAGRGDQRGGCRRGGLERGPEGGWRGAEGARVGAGEGGRGGRRGGRSGGAREGGAGVGAGEGAEGGRSGGQRGGGGVGGCQRGGPECV from the exons ATGGCAGGTCTCGAGGGGTACCTCCTGCCTCCTAAAGCCAACGACTCCAATGACCTGGACAG acgaCCTCGAACGTGTTGGCATTCGGTGAAGGGTCagggaggtactcagatccagactcgTTGTGGAGAAGAAGCTAACGTCCGTGGGTTGTCGTACCGTTTGGGTAGCCAGGAAGATACTCCTGACTACA TGGGGGGGCAGATTGGGGGCCTGAGAGGGGCcggagagggggaccagagaggGGGTGCCGGAGGGGGGccagaggggggcagagagggggcCGGAGAGGGGGCAGAATGGGGGGCCGGAGAGGGGGccagagagggggaccagagaggGGGTGCTAGAGGGGGGCCAGAGAGGGGGCCGGAGAGGGGGCCAGAGTGGGGGGACGGAGGGGGGCGGAGGAGGGGGccggagagggggaacagagagggggatgccGGAGGGGAGGCCGGACGGGGGGACCAGAGAGGGGGGTGCCGAAGAGGGGGACTAGAGAGGGGGCCAGAGGGGGGCTGGAGGGGGGCGGAGGGGGCCAGAGTGGGGGCcggagaggggggcagagggggcCGGAGAGGGGGCCGGAGTGGGGGTGCCAGAGAGGGGGGGGCCGGAGTGGGGGccggagagggggcagaggggggccGGAGTGGGGGCCAGAGAGGGGGGGGCGGAGTGGGGGGGTGCCAGAGAGGGGGGCCGGAGTGTGTCTGA